Within Primulina tabacum isolate GXHZ01 chromosome 5, ASM2559414v2, whole genome shotgun sequence, the genomic segment TCAAAAATTATTACAAACAAGTACCAACTTTAATGACAAAAATTTATCCTTCAAAAATTGACAAAATTTATCTTGGTTAAACATTGGccaaataacataaaaaaaaggtttataaaaaaatatccttgaaatttttcatttaattttaaacttctttaaataaaaaattattcttTTGCTAACATATATTTACtctttattattttgaaatttcaacTTTAGTACATTTCATTTGTTTGttttgtaattttattttttttaatgtgaaATAAAATTATCACTGATATGATATCAATATGAAACTGATAAgatattgaataaaaaaaaataattaaaatttctcAAAATGGGAAAAGATTTTTCCACGtgtaaataaatcataattttccTAAACAAATAGAACACAGAAGGAAAAAAGAACCAACCGGAGGAGGAGGTCGTGGAATGGGAGCCATCGAGCAGAAAGAAAACACTTGTCACCCCCACATTCCACAAACTCGTTCGACTCATCACCACACACAATCAAACTTCTGCAGCTTCAACCGCCATTTGCTTCTCTAAATCGCTAACCAAACAGAGTTCCAGCCCACTCTTCCTCAGCACAATGAGCCTCTATTCTCATGCTTTTGCTGGCAATCCGATAAGAACCAGAACACCCAAACAGACCGATCCTTTTTCTCAGCAGTCGGCGCTCCAAACCTTGAAGACCCTCCTTTCGACCCAATCCCACGAGCCCATCTCTCCTGATTTCAAGGTTTTGCCTTTCAGAAAAGGCAGGCCTTTAGCTGGCTCGGATTCGGAGAATGGACGTAATGGACGTAGTTGGCACCTGGGGTGGTTGAGTTTGGGTGAGTGTAGGGGTTTATTGGAGAGGTCTGAAGTGGGTTTGAGTGAGGATTCGTTTGTTTATTTGGGGTGCAGATGCGAGGAAGATGTCGTGTACTGGGCTGTGGATGTGTCCGAGGCGAGTCGATTGGTGAGTGAATTGGGTGAGAGACAGTTCTGCTTCGTGGAGCTCAGGACTCTAATGGTGGCCACTGATTGGGCTGATGCCAAAGCCATGGGTGAGCTTCCCATTGTTGGGCACGTAAGGTTTCCTTTccacttttacttgtttattaCCTTAACTTATGGAGAGTTCTGTCTCCTGTTTTATACGAATTAATGTGCAATTACAAGGAAGAAGCGGAGTTTATAACGAGTTAGTGAAATTATACAACTTTGCAATCACTAATATGGTTCTTAGTTTGTAAGCAAGTGTTCTATAGGAGTTAAAATAATCAGGATCGATGATCGAGTATGAGCTGTAGAATTAAACCATGAAAATTAAGTTAGAAAAGGGGGAAAATAGTAAAATCAGTTCTTCTCGAGGAATTCAAAATGTGGCATTTTGGAGAAATTGAATGAAAAATTAATCATCGCTGTAGCCAGTAGCTTCTTGATATTCTTCTTTGGTGAATCTTAGGACATTATGATGTACTGAATTATGTTCCATGGAGATTCTGACAGTATAGGAAGAACACAATCCTCGAGATTGGAGCCCAATTTAAAGCCTTTGTAGATTATCTCGTCAGCATATTACAAATTATGAAGGTTAATGAGGTCAGGTGTTCAAGTAGTCTGCAAGGAGGATTAAGAAACAGATCGTTGAATAATTGTTACtacttatataaattatataaagatAGTTTACTTTCAGACACTGTATATAAGACATTTATGAAGATAGAAGACAAAGACCCTGGTGCAGAGGCAACAGACTTGTAGAATTTGCCACATAGTTTCTTAGTCTGAGCACTCTTCAATCTTTAATTTGTGATTGATTTTGATAAAGTATCATGCTTGGCCAAGTAGAGTCCTCCAAACATCATTCCACGCCAACAATTACCCAATCCTAAATTCCTAATACAACGGAAGGTAAAAGGGGCAAGGAAAAGAATGAAACAAAGCTTGTTGGATTCTCCCCTTCCATTGGAGCATTCCTTTTTTTCTAATGACAATGGAAGTTTGAATGGGAATCGTTTGGGAAATATTGCTCTGTAAAACTACAATTCACGCTTCTTAACAGAATAAAGAAGTTTTGCTTTCATTGTGTTTAATTTTGGGAATTTAGGCTCTTTCTGTTTCCAATTTTTGGGAGACGCATATGCTGCAAGAATTGGTCTCAGTTTACTTAACATACATGAAATGGGTGGTCTGCAATTTTCAACATCTTTATCCCTACTCTTATTTTTCTCTATGTTGGTACTCAAATGCTGAAGTAACTATGCGATTTCACTGACTTGCATTTGAAGTTTCTGATTTCTTATTTGATCAGGCTAGAGCCTTGCTAGAATGGCATAACTTATCTCGTTTTTGTGGGAATTGTGGAGCTAAGGCAGTCCCCATGGAAGCTGGGAGACGAAAGCAGTATGCAAATGAACTGTGCAAAAAGAGTTTTTATCCTCCTCTTGATCCAGTTAGTATCTGACTTTATAACTCTTTTGCCGGGAAAAAATGTTATTGAAACCAATAATATGTTGCTTCCAACAGGTTGTTATCATGTTGGTTATAGACAAGGAAAATGACCATGCGTTACTAAGTAGACAGTCCAGATATGTACCTCACATGTGGAGTTGCCTTGCAGGCTTCATAGAGGTCTGTTTGTATGGATTTTCCCTTCTCGAATTTCTACTCCATGGACCATGCTCTCTAAATCTATCAAGTTTAAAGTTATTTTCCATCTTCCAACCAAACCCCAAGTCTCGCTCTTCTCCCGATTTTATGACCTAACTTGTAAACTAGCCAGGAGAAAGCTTAGAAGAGGCAGTGAGGAGGGAAACATGGGAGGAGACTGGCATTGAAGTCGGTGAAGTTGTTTACCATAGTTCTCAGCCATGGCCTGGTTCGGCACTTCTTTAGttctttttattgttttttcccTTTTAACTTCAGTTTGTTGGTTTCATGGAATGACctttatttaaaatgacaaaCGAATATTAAATACATGTCATAAAACAACCCTTAACTTTTCAATTGGGAATATAGTTGGTTTTGCTTTTGGGAAAAGAAGGAAATGAATGATGCAGATTACATTGGTTTTCTGTGTCTTATTACTTGCCCTATATGTGCATAACTGCATATTACATTTACTAAGCTCAAGGTTTTCATCTCATCATTATATTCTTAAATGATATGTTACATTTTGATATATGTGTGTTATTTAAAACGAGTACAACCAAATTAGACCATTATGATCCTTGTCCTTGAACGGCTCTGTCGCAAAACAATAAGTAATTTGGGCTTTTTAGGGGATTGTCAAGTGAGAAAAAAAATGGAATTGTTGATCTGAAAATTACGTTCATCTATCGATGAGGGACCACCATCAAGAAATTCATGGAATGTTCCTGTCTTAGGTTGTGTCTCATTTGGCTTTAACCGATGGAGCTGTGAGAATCTATGGaattccaaaaataaaaaataaaatttagaaacGAGCCTCTAACCAGTGTTTTATAGGGAATCGCTAGTCTGCAGACACAGTGATTTTCTCCGCATTTCTGGATCAAAAAGCAAGAGGAGCGAGTGTTGAAATTTCCACTTTAGTAGTGTTGTATACACAATATTTTGCTGAGATACTAAATTTAATATAGCTGACATGCACTCTAAGTCAGTCCAATTTGCTCTGCTATTCCTGTTATGAATTTTAAAGGTTTGCTCTACACGTGTAGCTTGTATTTGCAAATCTTTTCTGGTATTGATGGCTTAATTGTACTGGTTTCCTTTGTTCCCCTCAGCTGGACCTAGCAGCATGCCATGCCAGCTAATGGTTGGGTTCTTTGCATATGCTAAATCATTTGAGATACATGTGGAAAAGGAGGAGCTAGAAGGTAGGTATCAAATTACTCTTCCATTTTCTATATTTGCCGTCTTCTCCACGTCTTATTCATTGTTCAATCACACAACATATTCCTGGATATACTTATGGCCAGAGATCTACAACGAGCCATGCTTCTCACAATCAACTCGTCTAAAACTTGATTCTAGTTCAAAAACACTCAACAAGCTcaaattcgaaatttaggacTGGTTGGGGATTGTGCTCAACTATTGTTTAAATTTGAGTTTGAGCAGGGTCAAGTTGGCCTGATGCACCCTAACTCGTTGGTTTCCCACGTAATGAACTTATTTTGAAGCACTCATAGCAATGAGTTAAGCAACCAAATAATAAAGCCCATGTCAACAAGCCCAAAGATCAAAGAATGATTGGCCCATATCAATTGAAGGAGTACTCAGTTCATTAGCTACATAGGGTTACGCATAGAATTTTCTAGAGTTGGATTCTGTTAGGTTTGTTACGATAGCAAAGGACACATGGCAACCATTGATCAGTGGTGTTTTGTATAAATTTGAACAATCTACAGTGTAAAAAGTGAGGAATACAATACAACAAAATCacgtttttcttcttcttcaagttggtatcagagccgtaaaTGGCGGAAGCCAATTCAGAGTACTCGACGGCCATTAATGGTGTTCCCACCAATCCTAACCTTCTCCTCATAAATCCAGCTAATCAAATAACCTCCGTCAAGCTAAATGATGATAATTATTTACTATGGAATCTGCAAGTTCTTGCTAGCATCTGGGGCTTGGGACTTGAAATATTTCTCCTTGAGGATCCTCCGGTTCCTTCACGTCTTACGCCTTCAGCCATAGGAGAAGAAACAATCAATCCTCTATATATTACATGGTGTCGCCAAGACCAACTTCTTTTCTCCTTTCTGCTAGCTTCCATGGCAGAAGGTGTTCAGGGACAAATGATTGGATGTGAAACCTCTTCTCAGCTATGGATGCGAGTCACACGTCTCTTTGCTTCAAGATCCAAAGCAAAAGTAATGCATTATAAACTCCAACTACAAACACTCAAGAAGGGAGGTATGAGCATGAAAGACTATCTTAGCAAAATGAAAAATTACATGGATATACTTGCTGCCTGTGGTCATCCGGTTAAGGAAGAAGATCAAATTCTCTATGTTCTTGGAGGAGTGGGCATAGAGTATGACTCAGTGGTAGTACACATCACCTCTAGATCTGATAATCTTAATCTGTCTGATGTCAGTGCATTGTTACTTGCACATGAAGGGCGCATTGAGGCTTATAATCTCTACGGCAACAACACAGCTCCTGCTGTTAATGTCTCGACGCTTGCACCTCAAAGGAAGACAGAGAACTCTCAGTCTCAGTTCTTTCGAGGCGCATATCAACGAGGGAGAGCACGTGGCAGGAATATAAGAGGTGGAAGAAGATATTGGCAACCCAATCATGGGAAACCAGTGTGCCAAATCTGTGGGACAACTGGTCATGTAGCAGAAATATGCTATTATCGTTTCGATAAAGATTATGTTCCAAGAAGAGTAGCTCCTAGTCCACCATATCAGCAAAGAGATAATGGCTCTACCTCACAGTTTCCAGCAGCAGCTTTTACCACCACAGGTACAGCCTCTGAACATCCCACTGAATACAAGAAGGCTCAGAAAACTTCAGCTGCTAAAGTAGAACAAATGTGCAAAGGTGTCGAAAAAGGACAACAGCTGTCTGCAGATTTTAACATCGAAAGTGGCGAGCTTGCTCCTATGTTTATTCCCGGACCGTTAGCCATTGCTCATCATCTAATTAGTTTGTGGGTCGATCAGGTTCCACCAAATGGTGTCAAAACACAGAAACAAGCGAGTGGTTCACAATCAAGTTTGTAGATATAGAAACAGAATCCAAATTCTGGAAAAATAAGCATGTTTTCCGAACTTTTGTTGGCCACATGCTACCAATTCATGTTCTACTTTTTGTATGGCTATTTCATTTCTATGTTGTATAATTCTACAACTCCGAACAGTTTCCTTATTATATTTGGTGAAGGAATAGTGACTGTCTTTATGTATCGTAGAAAGTTCAGGTTTAGTTTGTGTGCTTATTTCGACCATAGTGTTTCACAACCTTTTTAGCCAATGGTGTCCACGTTACtcgaaattcataaaaaaaatacaatactTAGTTTTTCTATCACCAACAATATAATTGTCTAAATCATGTtattcttgaattcagtttgGTTTTTGTTGgtcaatttattaaaaaaaataagtcgGTGGAGTATGATCGATAGTTATTGGAGAATGTGTGAATTCCACACCAAATGAATGATACAAAACATCTGGTGGAGCATAGTATTTCTTCATATTagatatttgaaaatatatgtCATTATATGAAATCTATAGATTCAATGACGTAAAAATATTAAGTCATTTCCATTTTGACCAACAGCCTTACGCCAACCATTTCTAATGTTTGGACAAAAGAAGATAATTGATTCATCCAAAAACACGAGAAATTAATGGCAAATCCTCATTTTGCCGACCTAATTAGCCTTGTAATCATGGCCTAAGGACCGGCCATCccattcaaatttaaaaataataacaaaataacttattttTAACATCAACTAGttaaatatcttaaaattatgtACTAATCAATGAGTAAATATAGAAAAGGAAAACAGAAATGGCAAACCGTCTGGAAGAAAGATTTGGTGATGAGGAATTCCCTTACTAATAAATTACCCAAATTTTGAGGACAGCCATGTGGATCACCACCAATCACGCCATTTTGCTGGCACACGCTTTTTCTCCACTACACGTCAAACCAGTTTGTGTCAAATAATATGTAGCAAAGAATTAACTCTTAACAATTTGTAAGCTACAAGTCAAACTCACGACAGTTGAAGATATGACCGACGCACatggatgaatatattatattatatattccAGTTGGACACAGCAGCGGTAAGAGCCAACGAATGAATCAAAATCAAACCCCAAATGAGAATATCAAAAGAAAAGTCTAATTTGTAAAGATACAGTCAACATTTCTGGTGACTTGTTCCCACCCACTAGCCTAGCCTAAACGCTAGGAGGAagataaaaacaaaattatgcaGCCTGTTTGTTATATGGCCAATTATTCAGATTTCAAACCAATTGATACAATATCCATTTCTTCAAATGTATCCcctgtttaaaatatacatcACTCTCAAAGCTCCAAAGATAAACAATTTCATCACTTTAAACCTCAGATATACAAGAATCAGACTATTACATACTATAAGAAATGTGTAATACACTTGGTAACAAATTAATAACGCAAAAATCAAGAATTGAGGGGGGCAAGTAGAAACAAATTTCTGTGTCCAGCTTCATCTGAGCAATTATGCTCCTGTCAAGTTCCCGGAACATGTAATGTTAAAAAACCCATTTTTTGTACACAAAACCGAAATCTATCATCACCGTTGACCCTCCTTTTGCAACTTGCCTATCTCCATTTCTCTGGTTTGTTGGGCTTCACCGCTCAAGCTGGATGGATATAATCCGTATTCGCTAGTTGGATTGCTGTATTGGCCACTGCTTCCGTCTCCGCTAGTGAGTGCCAATTTCCTGAACTTTTTCATGTCATCGTTGTATTGGGCGGTGTCGTAATCTGAACTTCCATGAGAACTGTACATGGAGCTGTGCCCCGGTTTGATTCCTTCGTTGAGATCGGACAGAGATAAGTCTCCTTCCAAAGCCCTTACCACCTGGCCAAATTGTGGGACGAAATTATAACGATAGAAAATATAATGAAGAGTGAAAGCAGCAAAATACAAGATATACGTTGTCCCTACCAGTACCAAATTTATGAACCTGTTTTAACAAAATATATGCTCAACCAGGAATATTAAAACCTTTA encodes:
- the LOC142545592 gene encoding nudix hydrolase 19, chloroplastic-like — protein: MSLYSHAFAGNPIRTRTPKQTDPFSQQSALQTLKTLLSTQSHEPISPDFKVLPFRKGRPLAGSDSENGRNGRSWHLGWLSLGECRGLLERSEVGLSEDSFVYLGCRCEEDVVYWAVDVSEASRLVSELGERQFCFVELRTLMVATDWADAKAMGELPIVGHARALLEWHNLSRFCGNCGAKAVPMEAGRRKQYANELCKKSFYPPLDPVVIMLVIDKENDHALLSRQSRYVPHMWSCLAGFIEPGESLEEAVRRETWEETGIEVGEVVYHSSQPWPAGPSSMPCQLMVGFFAYAKSFEIHVEKEELEASMAEGVQGQMIGCETSSQLWMRVTRLFASRSKAKVMHYKLQLQTLKKGGMSMKDYLSKMKNYMDILAACGHPVKEEDQILYVLGGVGIEYDSVVVHITSRSDNLNLSDVSALLLAHEGRIEAYNLYGNNTAPAVNVSTLAPQRKTENSQSQFFRGAYQRGRARGRNIRGGRRYWQPNHGKPVCQICGTTGHVAEICYYRFDKDYVPRRVAPSPPYQQRDNGSTSQFPAAAFTTTGTASEHPTEYKKAQKTSAAKVEQMCKGVEKGQQLSADFNIESGELAPMFIPGPLAIAHHLISLWVDQVPPNGVKTQKQASGSQSSL